A part of Magnetospirillum sp. genomic DNA contains:
- a CDS encoding CDP-alcohol phosphatidyltransferase family protein translates to MRNLPNILSFARLVAVPVAVWLMLSGEFDWAFWLFVTAGATDALDGFLAKRFGWESELGSYLDPLADKALLVSVFLVLGLTGHLPLWLTIMVIFRDLVIVAGAIVVIAMTGEFKADPMWISKLNTTLQILLAAGVLAELGVGLVWDMLRPYAIAATAATTCGSGLAYTVRWTRRLAHREENAR, encoded by the coding sequence GTGAGAAACCTGCCAAATATTCTGTCGTTTGCACGGCTTGTCGCGGTCCCGGTCGCAGTTTGGCTCATGCTGTCAGGCGAGTTCGATTGGGCCTTCTGGCTGTTCGTGACCGCAGGTGCAACTGACGCGCTCGACGGGTTCCTTGCCAAACGATTCGGCTGGGAATCCGAGCTGGGCTCCTATCTCGATCCGTTGGCCGACAAGGCATTGCTCGTGTCGGTATTTCTCGTATTGGGGCTCACGGGCCATCTGCCGCTGTGGCTAACCATCATGGTCATTTTTCGCGATCTTGTGATCGTCGCAGGCGCCATTGTCGTGATCGCGATGACGGGCGAGTTCAAGGCCGATCCGATGTGGATCAGCAAACTCAACACCACACTGCAGATCCTGCTTGCGGCCGGCGTGCTCGCCGAATTGGGCGTCGGTCTCGTCTGGGATATGCTGCGGCCGTATGCGATCGCGGCGACGGCAGCCACGACCTGCGGCTCTGGGCTCGCCTATACGGTGCGGTGGACGCGGCGTTTGGCGCATAGGGAAGAAAACGCGCGATGA
- a CDS encoding AI-2E family transporter — protein sequence MNEPKQTPGWGRALIWTGLGLSLFLILYTLSGVLLPFVVAFIVAYLIDPVVDRLERWRIPRAGGAAIVTISFFALLTLAVVLLAPVLNAQLAGLAERLAVIARQGFELAKPYLEDFFDKASAVEMQQLSGAGDAVRTATAWLLRAAGSVISGGLAVVNVLSLVFITPVVVFYLVRDWRKVQEKIDSWLPRQYAQTIRGLLQEIDARMAGFLRGQALVCLFLAVFYAVGLTLTGLNYGLLVGLMTGMLSFIPYVGMFVGMATGLAIAFFQFPSWIDFGLVVAVFLLGQFLEGNFVSPKLVGDRVGLHPLWMLFAIFAGGGLFGFTGVLLAIPIAAAVGVLARFALQRYLASSLYRGPGA from the coding sequence ATGAACGAGCCAAAGCAGACGCCGGGCTGGGGCCGGGCTTTGATCTGGACGGGACTGGGTTTAAGCCTTTTCTTGATCCTCTACACGCTAAGCGGCGTGCTGTTGCCGTTCGTGGTCGCGTTCATCGTGGCTTATCTGATCGATCCGGTCGTCGACCGGCTCGAGCGCTGGCGCATTCCGCGCGCGGGCGGTGCGGCGATCGTCACGATCTCGTTCTTCGCACTGCTCACGCTTGCGGTCGTACTGCTCGCACCTGTGCTTAACGCGCAGCTCGCAGGGCTTGCCGAGCGGCTCGCGGTCATTGCGCGCCAGGGCTTCGAGCTCGCCAAACCCTATCTCGAGGATTTTTTCGACAAGGCGAGTGCGGTCGAAATGCAGCAATTGAGCGGGGCGGGCGACGCGGTGCGCACCGCGACTGCCTGGCTGCTGCGCGCGGCAGGCAGCGTTATCAGCGGCGGGCTTGCCGTCGTCAACGTGCTGTCGCTTGTGTTCATCACGCCGGTCGTTGTGTTCTATCTCGTGCGCGACTGGCGCAAAGTGCAGGAAAAGATCGACAGCTGGCTGCCTCGTCAATACGCGCAGACGATCCGCGGACTTCTGCAGGAGATCGATGCGCGGATGGCGGGTTTCCTGCGCGGCCAGGCGCTGGTCTGCCTTTTTCTGGCGGTGTTTTACGCGGTCGGCCTCACGCTGACGGGTCTTAACTACGGCCTGCTCGTCGGGCTCATGACCGGCATGCTGAGTTTCATTCCCTATGTCGGCATGTTCGTCGGCATGGCGACTGGGCTTGCGATCGCGTTTTTCCAGTTTCCGTCCTGGATCGATTTCGGCCTCGTCGTCGCGGTGTTTCTGCTCGGCCAGTTCCTCGAGGGCAATTTTGTGTCGCCTAAACTCGTCGGCGACCGCGTGGGCTTGCATCCGTTGTGGATGCTGTTCGCGATCTTCGCGGGCGGCGGCCTGTTCGGCTTCACGGGTGTGCTGTTGGCGATCCCGATCGCCGCCGCCGTCGGCGTTCTGGCGCGCTTTGCGCTGCAGCGCTATCTGGCAAGTTCGCTCTATCGCGGTCCCGGCGCGTGA
- a CDS encoding DUF2066 domain-containing protein — MALRGFYLALWMLAFAALFPAGPAFAQSAAASVAEVYWLRGVEVDRSAATASLAREQAILDGQRLAWRRLLARIAPADGRMALGNLPAAELAGLIDSFEVENERGSGTRWIGAFGFRFRPASVRDLLRARSIAYAETPGRRVLVVPVLVQDGQALLWEEDNLWRTGWASVPPSDGLQPWSVPAGDLDDVALIAADQAAAIDRPRLRALAERSRAQGAIVVAAELDPNAPGGPAVNMQFVRTGAAAPNTDWSATFRLGPRETPEAAWPRLAAAAASLIEERWKAEVSTQGGETALLRAAIPVANLDEWVLVRRRLAEIAAVRQVDLLVLGRGGAIVDIRHEGAIETLRTALALRDMSLGEQDGAWTLSLAGTGTRAP, encoded by the coding sequence ATGGCGCTGCGCGGATTTTATCTGGCTCTTTGGATGCTCGCTTTTGCGGCGCTGTTTCCCGCAGGCCCGGCCTTTGCGCAGAGCGCGGCGGCCAGTGTGGCCGAGGTCTATTGGCTGCGCGGCGTGGAAGTCGACCGCTCGGCCGCCACTGCGAGCCTCGCGCGCGAGCAGGCGATCCTCGACGGGCAGCGCCTAGCGTGGCGTCGGTTGTTGGCGCGGATCGCACCTGCCGACGGGCGCATGGCCCTCGGCAACCTTCCAGCCGCCGAGCTTGCGGGGCTGATCGACAGCTTCGAGGTCGAAAACGAGCGTGGCTCGGGCACACGCTGGATCGGCGCGTTCGGCTTCCGCTTCCGCCCGGCGTCCGTGCGCGATCTTCTGCGTGCGCGCAGCATCGCCTACGCCGAAACGCCGGGCAGGCGCGTACTCGTGGTTCCCGTGCTCGTCCAGGACGGCCAAGCGCTGCTGTGGGAAGAAGACAATCTGTGGCGCACCGGCTGGGCCAGCGTGCCGCCGTCCGACGGTTTGCAGCCTTGGTCGGTGCCGGCGGGCGATCTCGACGATGTGGCGCTTATCGCTGCCGACCAAGCAGCCGCCATCGACCGGCCGCGCTTGCGCGCCCTTGCCGAGCGCAGCCGCGCGCAAGGCGCCATCGTGGTGGCAGCCGAACTCGATCCCAACGCGCCGGGCGGGCCTGCCGTGAACATGCAGTTTGTGCGCACGGGTGCAGCCGCCCCGAACACGGATTGGAGTGCCACGTTCCGCTTGGGCCCGCGTGAAACGCCGGAGGCGGCGTGGCCGCGTCTGGCGGCGGCGGCGGCGTCGCTGATCGAGGAGCGCTGGAAGGCTGAAGTTTCGACGCAAGGCGGGGAAACGGCGCTGTTGCGCGCGGCAATTCCGGTCGCCAATCTCGACGAATGGGTGCTGGTGCGCCGCCGCTTGGCCGAAATCGCCGCCGTGCGCCAAGTCGATTTGCTCGTACTCGGGCGCGGTGGGGCCATCGTCGATATCCGGCACGAAGGGGCGATCGAAACGCTGCGCACGGCGCTTGCGTTGCGCGACATGAGCCTGGGCGAACAGGACGGCGCCTGGACCTTGTCGTTGGCTGGGACTGGCACGCGCGCGCCGTGA